One genomic region from Capra hircus breed San Clemente chromosome 6, ASM170441v1, whole genome shotgun sequence encodes:
- the LOC108636246 gene encoding uncharacterized protein LOC108636246, giving the protein MDSSERHAALVVQTELLLLTRCFGHGGRVGCRVALEWQPLWPRHACNRKGPRLLCTGRLSRPAPLGPLKEDRSCRGQVHRHQLAWRSSGPSCPRLRSPSPPHLAQTPSEPPHRPLQPLARPPGDPPTCRALYAAPVAFPAFLGAGPPRKRPPLSVTVHPEGPRWLSGISGPSVSFYLSPVESCCRPEWNTDPRAYSLDVLLFLFGTSLLFHVHF; this is encoded by the exons ATGGATTCTTCGGAACGCCACGCTGCTCTGGTTGTGCAGACAGAACTCCTCCTGCTGACACGGTGTTTCGGGCATGGGGGTCGAGTCGGGTGCAGAGTGGCCCTAGAATGGCAGCCCTTGTGGCCCAGGCATGCCTGCAACCGCAAGGGTCCCCGGCTGCTGTGTACTGGCCGCCTCTCCAGACCTGCTCCCCTCGGCCCCCTGAAGGAAGACCGCTCCTGCCGGGGGCAGGTGCACAGACACCAGCTGGCCTGGCGCTCCTCGGGCCCTTCCTGCCCGAGGCTCCGCTCTCCCTCACCCCCACACCTGGCACAGACACCCTCTGAGCCGCCCCACCGTCCGCTGCAGCCGCTCGCTCGCCCACCTGGGGACCCGCCCACCTGCAGAGCCCTCTACGCAGCTCCTGTTGCCTTCCCAGCCTTCCTCGGGGCTGGCCCTCCCAGAAAGCGGCCTCCTCTTTCCGTCACAGTCCATCCTGAGGGGCCCAG ATGGTTATCCGGCATTTCTGGCCCATCCGTGTCCTTCTACCTGAGTCCTGTGGAAAGCTGCTGCCGTCCGGAGTGGAACACGGACCCCAGGgcttacagccttgatgtactccttttcctatttggaaccagtctgttgttccatgtccatttctaa